One stretch of uncultured Fibrobacter sp. DNA includes these proteins:
- a CDS encoding diguanylate cyclase encodes MQILENENISNIDDAKVVQPLAKRKLVLVQINSPSLKKLRAMLSEEYPIIDVDSEKEAVQLVDKQHDNISAVLFNVELCKQSGFWLQKVLNEDKRFVGIPNIGISTVADSDDYKLCIAAGANEYFEPPFRKELVMLRLNNAIRGKDSATFSEVEKILKELPSNIYLKDAEGKYVFATHYWHHLHTEGDPNWTIRGKTDIEIREDKENAKKAMESDKELLRTGKGTNYVIKEQGKDGVEYLELIKRPVFDDNGKVSGIIALINNVTEIQSLKLELEKRSKTDSLTGLLNKQETESEITRITESNSDERGALMMIDVDKFKEINDSFGHAAGDRVLTAIGTILHNSFKGMDITGRIGGDEFMVYLRDIKPDTAIKLAAMISDKARHLFAGESLERHVSLSIGLSVFPEHGKKFEDLYRAADMALYSVKEHGRDFYKMYSPELKSLHN; translated from the coding sequence ATGCAGATACTTGAAAATGAAAATATTTCAAATATTGATGACGCAAAGGTTGTTCAGCCTCTCGCGAAACGCAAGCTTGTTCTTGTACAAATCAATAGCCCTTCCCTCAAAAAACTTCGTGCCATGCTTTCGGAAGAATACCCAATTATTGATGTGGATTCCGAAAAAGAAGCCGTGCAATTGGTAGACAAACAGCACGACAATATTTCCGCTGTATTGTTCAACGTAGAGCTGTGCAAGCAAAGCGGATTCTGGCTACAGAAAGTTCTGAACGAAGATAAACGTTTCGTAGGAATTCCAAACATTGGCATTTCTACCGTCGCGGATTCCGACGACTACAAACTCTGCATCGCCGCCGGTGCAAACGAATACTTTGAACCGCCGTTCCGCAAGGAACTTGTCATGCTCCGGCTTAACAATGCCATCAGGGGCAAGGACTCGGCCACATTCTCCGAAGTCGAAAAAATTCTGAAGGAACTGCCGTCGAATATTTACCTGAAAGACGCCGAAGGCAAGTACGTTTTCGCCACCCACTACTGGCACCACCTGCATACCGAAGGTGACCCGAACTGGACCATTCGCGGAAAGACCGATATAGAAATCCGCGAAGACAAGGAAAACGCCAAAAAAGCCATGGAATCGGATAAGGAACTTCTGCGCACAGGCAAGGGCACCAACTACGTCATTAAGGAACAAGGTAAAGACGGTGTCGAATACCTGGAACTTATCAAGCGACCTGTCTTTGATGATAATGGTAAAGTTAGCGGAATTATCGCACTTATAAATAACGTAACAGAAATCCAGTCGCTAAAACTGGAACTCGAAAAACGTTCCAAGACCGATTCGCTCACAGGCCTTTTAAACAAGCAGGAAACCGAAAGCGAAATTACCCGCATCACCGAAAGCAACAGCGATGAACGTGGTGCCTTGATGATGATCGATGTAGACAAGTTCAAAGAGATTAACGATTCATTCGGTCATGCCGCAGGCGACCGCGTGCTTACGGCAATCGGAACCATTCTGCACAATTCATTCAAGGGAATGGATATTACAGGGCGTATCGGTGGCGATGAATTTATGGTATACTTGCGCGACATCAAGCCCGATACGGCAATCAAGCTTGCCGCAATGATTTCGGATAAAGCAAGACACCTTTTTGCGGGCGAATCTTTAGAAAGGCACGTTTCGCTTTCAATAGGATTATCCGTATTCCCCGAACACGGTAAGAAATTCGAAGACCTGTACCGTGCAGCTGACATGGCGCTTTACTCTGTAAAGGAACATGGCAGGGATTTTTACAAGATGTATTCTCCAGAACTGAAGAGTCTGCACAACTAG
- a CDS encoding lysophospholipid acyltransferase family protein: protein MQYTHPEYSKIICSNEYRQIIKHLTHHVTDILFDFGSFKKLPHDFSNYPFKKNSITYKLAEGSEPILNKMREGGIFLTAHYGNYEAIGPWLCRLGIPLKASYIPLKPAWLNRIVENKIRSVDKRNYSVNAKSPREFLRILDDKNLFCLLMDQDSRIESAATATFLGKQVHVNPLPDFLLRHRPDTPVFICWLEETTTEKILHATEITPANNSVIGEFNRWLDNRITKDSTLWYGWTHRRFYSCNPQIYG from the coding sequence TTGCAATATACGCACCCTGAATATTCAAAAATAATTTGTTCAAACGAATATAGACAAATTATAAAGCACCTGACACACCACGTAACCGATATTCTTTTTGACTTCGGTTCATTCAAGAAATTGCCGCACGACTTTAGCAATTATCCCTTCAAGAAAAACAGTATTACATACAAGCTAGCAGAAGGAAGCGAACCCATTTTGAACAAAATGCGCGAAGGTGGAATATTCCTGACCGCGCACTACGGAAACTACGAAGCGATTGGCCCCTGGCTCTGCCGTCTGGGCATTCCACTCAAGGCAAGCTATATACCGCTTAAACCCGCATGGCTCAACCGCATTGTCGAAAATAAAATCCGTTCTGTAGACAAAAGAAATTATTCAGTGAACGCCAAGAGCCCGCGCGAATTCTTGCGAATCCTCGATGACAAAAACTTGTTCTGCCTATTGATGGATCAAGACAGCCGAATCGAAAGTGCCGCCACGGCAACGTTCCTCGGAAAACAAGTACACGTCAATCCACTGCCAGATTTTTTATTAAGGCACCGTCCGGATACTCCCGTATTCATCTGTTGGCTCGAAGAAACCACTACAGAAAAAATCCTGCACGCAACGGAAATCACTCCGGCAAACAACAGCGTAATCGGCGAATTCAACCGTTGGCTTGATAACCGGATTACCAAAGATTCAACGCTATGGTACGGCTGGACACACCGACGGTTCTACAGTTGCAATCCCCAAATATATGGATAA